From Trichoderma atroviride chromosome 1, complete sequence, one genomic window encodes:
- a CDS encoding uncharacterized protein (BUSCO:EOG092D4PH2), whose amino-acid sequence MLLAEDPATLIHHTIDNFNIQPDKLAVGRIGESLSTLQQARELHVRDSDSTLKKLSRQLNTINAQHGELVSSHSFSDHASTISRLDTHKFRVAKAASDAEMEAERLAQQAADLAARLQELELQGVEGSEESRRRDPVDDEVLLRLKVYRSLGIEIERDEKDGEWARAVIRNDRKGDVHVVNMDKKFSRYFYANYFWQAI is encoded by the exons ATGCTTCTCGCCGAGGATCCAGCTACG CTCATCCACCACACCATCGACAACTTCAACATCCAGCCCGACAAGCTCGCCGTCGGGCGCATCGGCGAATCGCTCTCGACGCTGCAGCAGGCGCGCGAGCTGCACGTCCGCGACTCCGACTCGACGCTCAAGAAGCTCTCGCGGcagctcaacaccatcaacgcGCAGCACGGCGAGCTCGTTTCGTCGCACTCCTTTTCCGATCACGCATCGACCATTTCGCGCCTCGACACGCACAAGTTCCGCGTCGCAAAGGCGGCGTCCGacgccgagatggaggccGAGCGGTTGGCGCAGCAGGCGGCCGATTTGGCGGCGCGGctgcaggagctggagctgcagggCGTGGAGGGCTCCGAGGAGAGCCGGAGGCGAGATCCTGTGGACGACGAGGTGCTGCTACGACTTAAAGTGTATCGCAGCTTGGGGATTGAGATTGAGAGGGATGAAAAGGATGGCGAGTGGGCGCGGGCGGTGATTCGGAATGATAGGAAGGGGGATGTGCATGTGGTGAATATGGACAAGAAGTTTTCGCGGTACTTTTACGCGAATTACTTTTGGCAGGCAATCTGA